The region GATAACCGGCAAACAGTTCGTCCGCGCCCTGACCGCTCTGTACCACTTTGCAATGCTTGGCGACTTCGCGGGACAGTAAGTAAAAAGCGATGCAGTCATGGCTGACCATCGGCTCGCTCATGGCACGGAAGGCCGCTGGCAACTGTTCGATGATTTCGTTTTCGCCAATCCGCAACTGGTGGTGCTGCGTGCCGTAGTGCCGGGCGATCAGATCCGAGTACTGGAATTCGTCACCGCGCTCGCCGCCAGCGTCCTGGAAACCGATCGAAAAAGTCGACAGGTCTTGTACACCGACCTCGCGCAATAACCCCACCAGCAGGCTCGAATCGACCCCGCCCGACAGCAATACACCGACATCCACGGCTGCACGCTGGCGTATGGCGACGGCTTCGCGGGTGCTGTCGAGCACGCGGTCGCGCCAGTCTTCAAGGGTCAGATGAGTTTCATCGGCATGGGGGCCGTAGGGCAGTGTCCACCAGGTTTTCTGTTCGGTACTGCCGTTGGCGTCGATGCGCATCCAGGTGGCCGGCGGCAGTTTCTCAATCCCGGCAATCAGCGTCCTGGGGGCGGGCACTACAGAGTGGAAATTCAGGTAATGGTTGAGCGCTACCGGGTCGAGCAAGGTGTTGATGTCACCACCCTTGAGCAGCGCCGGCAGGCTGGAAGCAAAGCGCAGGCGTTCACCGGTACGCGACAGGTACAGCGGTTTCACCCCAAGGCGGTCACGGGCGATGAACAGACGCCGGGCGTCGCGTTCCCAAATGGCGAAGGCAAACATGCCATTGAGTTTGGGCAGTAAGGCTTCGCCCCAGGCGTGATAGCCCTTGAGCAGGACTTCGGTGTCACCCTCGGAGTAAAAGGTGTATCCGAGGTCTTGCAGTTCAGCTCTTAATTCGGGGAAGTTATAGATCGCGCCATTGAAGGCCAGCGACAAGCCAAGTGAGTTGTCGACCATCGGCTGCGCGGAACCGTCTGACAAGTCCATGATCTTGAGGCGCCGATGCCCCAGGGCAACTGGCCCCTGACTGTAAAATCCCCAAGCGTCGGGTCCGCGTGGTGCAAGGTGATGGGTGATGCGTTCGATGGCTGCCAGGTTGGCAGGTTGGTGATCAAAACGTAACTCTCCAGCTAATCCGCACATGCTGCTTTAACCCTTTTGAATCCGGGCCTGCAGCGCTACTGCTGATTCCTGGGTACCTGATGCGTACCCTCTACAGCCTTTTCGGGTTCACCGGCTCGCTCCCGTCAATCGGCGAGCGGGTCCACCGTGCAAAGGCGCAAGCCGAAAAAATCCGGCAATGCTTGCACCCCGTAGCGCTCAGGTCCTGTTTTGGATCGGACACAGCGCTCTGACCTTTCTCCCGATCCTTGCGGCGCGAACACACTGTCAGAGCGCGCCGCCGCGAGTAATCGTTTTTTTCGAGTACCCAGGCGTCGCAATCGTTCAATAAATTTTCACGTCGGGTGGATGAGTGGCACCCGGCCGCCTGCCTGAAGGGCGTCCCGAGCGCCCGTCCAGAGGGGGGTTACAACCCTTTGATCAACGCCCTGAGTGCAAAGCGATTGGGGTGGCAGGCTTCGGCGATGCTGCGGGGGACAGGCAAGGGTGCACCATCGATCCAGGCCGCCAGTAGCTCGCCGGAGATCGGGGCGGTGATCAGGCCGCGCGAACCGTGACCGCTGTTGACGTACAGGCCGTGCAGCCATGGGCATTCGGTGCCGGGCACCTGGCGTGCGTCCTTGCGCAGCACAGCATAAGCCTCGGTGAAGGCCTCGGGGTCGGCCAGCGGCCCGACGATCGGCAGGTAGTCAGGGCTGGTGCAACGGAAAGCTGCCCAGCCGCTGAGATGTTCGGGGTCCAGGTGCTCGCCACCCAGGCGTTGCGCCATGTCCGGGGAGATCTCCTGGAGCAGATCGAGATTGCCCTGATGGCCGGCTGGTGTCGTGGTCAGGTCTTCATTATTGAAATCGAAACTGGCGCCCAGGGTGTGCTCACCCAAGCGCCCGGGGGCAACGTAACCTTCCGCGCATACCACGGTGTTCAACGCGGCGCTGTCCTGGGTCTCGACCAGTTGGGTGATCTGGCCGCGAATGCGTTTGAGCGGCAAGCCGCTGCTGGCGGCAAAACGCTTGACCTCGGCAGCCCCGGCCAGAATCACCACCGGCGCACTGGCCAGTACCTCATCGCCCTGGCAGGCCTGCCACTGGCCGTCGACGTTGCGCAGTTGCACGACATCATGGTGGGTCAGGACTTGAATGCCTGGGCGCTGCGCCTGGTAATGGCACAGTGCTGGTGGATGCACCCAGCCACCTTCCGGGTAGAACAGGCCGCCATGGGCCAGTTCGATGCCGGCCAATGCCTGGGCCTGGGGCTGGTCGAGCAAGTGCACCAGCGCCGGAGGAAAGGCACCCGCCAATTGCGCCTGACGTTCGCTCTCTTTGGCGTTGAAGCCCAATTGCAGCACACCGCAGTCATCCCAGTCGCGTCCGCGCTGCAGTTGCTCCAGCAAGCGGCGGGTATAGCCAAAACCGCTGACAATCAGTTGCGACAGGGTTGTGCCGTGGGCGGAAAGCTTCAGATACAGCACCCCTTGCGGATTGCCCGAGGCTTCCTTGGCCAGTTTCTCATGGCGCTCCAGCAAGCTGACTTGCCAACCTCTTTTGGCCAGGCTATTGGCACTGGCACAGCCCGCCAGACCACCACCGATCACCAGGGCTTTACGCTCGCCCTCGATCTGAGGCGGGCGGGCGTACCAAGGCTTGATGGTTGGGCTGGGGGTTGCTTGCTCCGGCAAACCGATAAAAGCGCCGCGCAGGATTTCCCACTTGTGGCCAATGCCTGGCGTACGGCGCATTTTGAAGCCGGCGTCGTTTAACGCCCGGCGCACCCAGCCAGTACTGGTAAAGGTGCTGATGGTGGAGTCGGGCGCCGCAAGGCGAGCCAGTTGCGCGAACAGCTCGGGGGACCACATGTCCGGATTTTTCGCCGGGGCGAAGCCGTCGAGAAACCAGGCGTCGATGCGTGCGTCGAGTTGCGGCAGCTGTTCCAGTACATCACCGATCAGCAGGGTGAGCGTCACTCGACCGTTGTCCAGGCACAGGCTCTGAAAACCGGGGTGAATCGCGAAATAGACCGCCAGCAATTGCTCGCTGTAGCGCGTCAGCTCTGGCCACAGGGCGAGGGCGCGCTGCAAGTCGTCGCGGGTCAGGGGGTATTTTTCGACGCTGATGAAGTGCAGACGGGCATCGGGCCGTGCTGTCTGCTCAAACAGTTGCCAGGCGCACAAAAAATTGAGCCCGGTGCCGAATCCGGTTTCGCCAATCACCAGCTCGCCATGGGCGGGCAGGGCGCTGAAGCGCTCTTTGAGAGCGTTCTGCTCGATAAATACGTAACGGGTTTCTTCGAGACCGGACTGGTCCGAAAAATACACATCATCAAACGCCCGAGAATGAGGGCGGCCTTGGTCATCCCAGTCAATCTGGGCATTGGGCGTTTCAATAGTCATGTGCGGCTCGGCAACGGCAAGGCGGCCATTCTAGCTGATCAGCCCCCAAGGTATTGCTCTGTGACAGGTTTGTGCGGATTGTTCCTACACCTTAGAGAGCACTCCGCTAGTCTTGTGACAACTTGCCAGGGAGCTCTCCATGTTCGAATCTGCGGAAATCGGTCATTTCATAGACAAAGAAACCTACGAAAGAGAGGCTCCTGCCTTACGTGAGGCGTTGCTTGAAGTTCAGTTTGAGCTTCACCAACAGAAGAATGCTGCGGTGATTGTGCTGATCAACGGCATTGAAGGAGCCGGCAAGGGTGAAACGGTCAAGTTGCTCAACGAGTGGATGGACCCGCGCCTGATTGAGGTACGCACCTTTGACCGCCAGACCGACGAAGAGCTGGCGCATCCACCGGCCTGGCGTTATTGGCGGTTGCTCCCGGCCAAAGGCCGCATGGGTGTGTTCTTTGGCAACTGGTACAGCCAGATGTTGCAAGGTCGGGTGCACGGCCTGTTCAACAACGCGGTGCTTGATCAGGCGATCAATGGTGCCGAGCGTCTGGAAAAAATGCTTTGCGATGAAGGTGCGATCATTTTCAAGTTCTGGTTTCACTTGTCCAAAAAACAAATGAAGGCGCGCTTGCACACACTTAAGGACGATCCGTTGCACAGCTGGCGCATCAGCCCGCTCGACTGGCAGCAGTCAAAGACGTATGAAAAATTTGTGCGCTATGGCGAGCGAGCCATTCGCCGCACCAGCCGTGACTATGCCCCGTGGAACATTGTCGAGGGTGTTGATCCGTACTATCGCAGCCTTACGGTGGGCAAAATCCTGCTGGAAGGGCTGCAGGCAGCGCTCAATGCGCCCCCCGTCACGGCGCACTCTACCCATGAAGCGCCTTTTATCGACGACTTCAGTGGCGTGAGCCTGCTTGATTGCCTGGACATGAGCTTGCGCCTGGGCAAGAACGATTACGAGGAGCAACTGATTACCGAGCAGGCCCGCTTGTCAGGGCTGATGCGTGACAAGCGCATGCGTCGCCACGCACTCATTGCAGTATTTGAAGGCAACGACGCCGCCGGTAAAGGGGGCTCGATACGCCGGGTAGCGGCTGCGCTGGACCCGCGTCAATACGACATCGTGCCCATTGCGGCACCTTCGGAAGACGAGCGTGCGCAACCCTATCTCTGGCGCTTTTGGCGACAAATTCCGGCACGGGGCAAATTCACCATCTTCGACCGCTCCTGGTATGGCCGGGTACTGGTTGAGCGGGTCGAGGGGTTTTGTACGCGGGTCGACTGGATGCGTGCTTATGGCGAGATCAACGACTTTGAAGAACAACTGACCAATGCGGGAGCGATCGTCGTCAAGTTCTGGTTGGCAATCGACAAGGACACGCAGCTGGAGCGCTTCCAGGAGCGTGAACAAATCCCCTTCAAACGCTTCAAAATTACCGAAGACGACTGGCGCAACCGGGAAAAATGGGACCTGTATCGGCGTGCAGTGTGCGACATGGTTGACCGTACCAGCACTGAAATCTCGCCCTGGACACTGGTCGAAGCCAATGACAAGCGCTGGGCGCGGGTCAAGGTGTTACGCACGATCAACGAAGCCCTGGAAGCGGCCTTCGACAAGCGCGATAAACACGATAAAAAGCGTAAGAAGTAAGGTGTTTTGAACCCGCGCCTGGGCTTCTCCTGCCGGAGAAGCCCAGGCTAACGCGGCTTAATGCTTGCCAGGCCCCAGCATGTTTTCCGGGCGTACCCACTGATCGAACTCGGCATCAGTGAGATAGCCAAGCTCCAGTGCCGCTTCGCGCAAGGTTAAATCCTCGGCATAGGCTTTCTTGGCGATTTCGGCAGATTTGTCATAGCCGATGTGAGGGTTGAGCGCCGTCACCAGCATCAGCCCCCGCTCCAGGTGCTCGGCCATTTTTGCGGCATCCGGTTCAAGACCTGTAACGCAGTGTTTTTGGAAGTTACTGCAGCCGTCCCCCAGCAACTGGATGGACTGCAACAGGTTATGGATGATCACGGGCTTGTACACGTTCAGTTGCAGATGCCCCTGGCTGGCGGCAAAACCGATCGCCACATCATTGCCCATGACCTGGCAGGCCAGCATGGACAGCGCCTCGCATTGGGTCGGGTTGACCTTGCCCGGCATGATGGAGCTGCCGGGCTCGTTGGCCGGCAGCTTGATTTCGGCCAGCCCGGCCCGTGGCCCGGAACCCAGCAGGCGAAAGTCATTGGCCAGCTTCATCAAGGTCACGGCGAGGGTCTTGAGCGCACCCGACAAAGTGGTCAGTGGTTCGTGCCCGGCCAGGGCGGCAAACTTGTTCGGTGCAGTGACAAACGGCAAGCCGGACAGGGCGGCGACTTCAGCGGCGATGGCTTCAGCAAAACCGTGGGGGGCGTTAAGCCCGGTGCCGACGGCAGTGCCGCCCTGGGCCAGTTCGCAGACGGCCGGCAAGGCTGCACGGATGGCCCGCTCGGCGTAGTCCAGCTGTGCGACGTACGCTGACAGCTCTTGGCCAAAAGTAATCGGCGTGGCATCCATCATGTGGGTACGGCCGGTTTTAACCAGCTTCATGTGGCGCGCCGACA is a window of Pseudomonas taetrolens DNA encoding:
- the mnmC gene encoding bifunctional tRNA (5-methylaminomethyl-2-thiouridine)(34)-methyltransferase MnmD/FAD-dependent 5-carboxymethylaminomethyl-2-thiouridine(34) oxidoreductase MnmC; this translates as MTIETPNAQIDWDDQGRPHSRAFDDVYFSDQSGLEETRYVFIEQNALKERFSALPAHGELVIGETGFGTGLNFLCAWQLFEQTARPDARLHFISVEKYPLTRDDLQRALALWPELTRYSEQLLAVYFAIHPGFQSLCLDNGRVTLTLLIGDVLEQLPQLDARIDAWFLDGFAPAKNPDMWSPELFAQLARLAAPDSTISTFTSTGWVRRALNDAGFKMRRTPGIGHKWEILRGAFIGLPEQATPSPTIKPWYARPPQIEGERKALVIGGGLAGCASANSLAKRGWQVSLLERHEKLAKEASGNPQGVLYLKLSAHGTTLSQLIVSGFGYTRRLLEQLQRGRDWDDCGVLQLGFNAKESERQAQLAGAFPPALVHLLDQPQAQALAGIELAHGGLFYPEGGWVHPPALCHYQAQRPGIQVLTHHDVVQLRNVDGQWQACQGDEVLASAPVVILAGAAEVKRFAASSGLPLKRIRGQITQLVETQDSAALNTVVCAEGYVAPGRLGEHTLGASFDFNNEDLTTTPAGHQGNLDLLQEISPDMAQRLGGEHLDPEHLSGWAAFRCTSPDYLPIVGPLADPEAFTEAYAVLRKDARQVPGTECPWLHGLYVNSGHGSRGLITAPISGELLAAWIDGAPLPVPRSIAEACHPNRFALRALIKGL
- a CDS encoding class II fumarate hydratase is translated as MSRIETDSLGEVSVADEAYWGAQTQRSLINFAIGKEKMPLAVLHALVLIKKAAARVNDRNGDLPADIARLIEQAADEILDGEHDDQFPLVVWQTGSGTQSNMNANEVIAGRANELAGKGRGGKSPVHPNDHVNRSQSSNDCFPTAMHIAAAKAVNEHLLPAINELSGGLAELSARHMKLVKTGRTHMMDATPITFGQELSAYVAQLDYAERAIRAALPAVCELAQGGTAVGTGLNAPHGFAEAIAAEVAALSGLPFVTAPNKFAALAGHEPLTTLSGALKTLAVTLMKLANDFRLLGSGPRAGLAEIKLPANEPGSSIMPGKVNPTQCEALSMLACQVMGNDVAIGFAASQGHLQLNVYKPVIIHNLLQSIQLLGDGCSNFQKHCVTGLEPDAAKMAEHLERGLMLVTALNPHIGYDKSAEIAKKAYAEDLTLREAALELGYLTDAEFDQWVRPENMLGPGKH
- a CDS encoding N-acetylglutaminylglutamine amidotransferase yields the protein MCGLAGELRFDHQPANLAAIERITHHLAPRGPDAWGFYSQGPVALGHRRLKIMDLSDGSAQPMVDNSLGLSLAFNGAIYNFPELRAELQDLGYTFYSEGDTEVLLKGYHAWGEALLPKLNGMFAFAIWERDARRLFIARDRLGVKPLYLSRTGERLRFASSLPALLKGGDINTLLDPVALNHYLNFHSVVPAPRTLIAGIEKLPPATWMRIDANGSTEQKTWWTLPYGPHADETHLTLEDWRDRVLDSTREAVAIRQRAAVDVGVLLSGGVDSSLLVGLLREVGVQDLSTFSIGFQDAGGERGDEFQYSDLIARHYGTQHHQLRIGENEIIEQLPAAFRAMSEPMVSHDCIAFYLLSREVAKHCKVVQSGQGADELFAGYHWYPQVDGARDPYAAYREAFFDRSHDEYKATVQPQWLTANDAAGDFVREHFAQPGADAGVDKALRLDSTVMLVDDPVKRVDNMTMAWGLEARTPFLDYRLAELSARIPARFKLPDGGKQVLKEAARLVIPSEVIDRKKGYFPVPGLKHLQGDTLNWVRDLLLDPSQDRGLFKPAMLDQLLTNPQGQLTPLNGSKLWQLAALNLWLSEQGI
- the pap gene encoding polyphosphate:AMP phosphotransferase; translated protein: MFESAEIGHFIDKETYEREAPALREALLEVQFELHQQKNAAVIVLINGIEGAGKGETVKLLNEWMDPRLIEVRTFDRQTDEELAHPPAWRYWRLLPAKGRMGVFFGNWYSQMLQGRVHGLFNNAVLDQAINGAERLEKMLCDEGAIIFKFWFHLSKKQMKARLHTLKDDPLHSWRISPLDWQQSKTYEKFVRYGERAIRRTSRDYAPWNIVEGVDPYYRSLTVGKILLEGLQAALNAPPVTAHSTHEAPFIDDFSGVSLLDCLDMSLRLGKNDYEEQLITEQARLSGLMRDKRMRRHALIAVFEGNDAAGKGGSIRRVAAALDPRQYDIVPIAAPSEDERAQPYLWRFWRQIPARGKFTIFDRSWYGRVLVERVEGFCTRVDWMRAYGEINDFEEQLTNAGAIVVKFWLAIDKDTQLERFQEREQIPFKRFKITEDDWRNREKWDLYRRAVCDMVDRTSTEISPWTLVEANDKRWARVKVLRTINEALEAAFDKRDKHDKKRKK